The following is a genomic window from Mya arenaria isolate MELC-2E11 chromosome 4, ASM2691426v1.
GTCACCGCTAAACCAACGCTCGCTACCGCTCGCTACCGTTAAGCCAACGCTATAGCAACGCCGGCTTCAGCGGTGCACCGCTAAGGCAACGCCCGtgttttcgatttttttcccattttgtGCGCGGTGACGAACGTTGTCGAAATTCGGTCCCCTCTCCCTACCGTTCAAGGAACGCTCCAACAAAGTTCGGGCGGTGTGACCGGGCCTTTACAATCGATTTATACTATTACttatttttacgaactacttctactaatgtaccggcatacatccgcgattgttttcgattgaaaatggccgTGGTGTTCCGAATGATCACACTAGACGTACGTTGTGCGAAAGTTTATTGATGGTATACTAGTGTATGATGTGTGCATCTTTTGTGTTCTGCTATttgattgtttgtatgtatagtttacaattaaaagtttgcattgtcatttcATTGTCACTTGACCCCAATACGAGATTTACCTGCTAGGAGGCATTTCTGAAGCTCTTTACCCTCAGGTTCAACAATATATACTGAAACAGAAAGATTACACTTAGAATTACAAGTCAAAACCAGGGGTGGATCTaagaattgacgttagagggggcttTACTTATGGGCGCAAcattttgacatgcgcccctcccGCAGAACCGAatgtatatggcataaactgtttgcatgggGATTTAGAGTGTTACTCGTACAAGTAAAAGTTTACACTTTGTAGTCAGAAATGGTGCATTGTAAGTGTATATTATTACCTTTTTCTcccaaattgaaataaaaaagtaaacttggacgattttaatGAGTAAGCGCAAGGTGCGCCCCTCTCTACACCCACTAGTAAAAACATTatcttatattaaaacattgaagATGAAAAGGCtgttgtatattaaatatacaaaataagtttacattgtatacAAGAGActgttattaaatgtaaatacgAAGTTACATTAAAGACTTTACTTAGGTTGTACAAAACTAATGTTTAGTTCCGGGTTCTCGATCTAACctaattattttcaaacaaacccAGTATTTTTATTGCCATCAAATGCATTTCTTCTGACTGGTATTCTTTTGATTACATTCTTTCGGTAGTTTCTAAATTGGAAAGGTTCCTGCATGTATTTTCATTGGGTCCTCTAGCGTGACAATGATgttcaactttacttaaaaaatCCCGAACTTCTTACCCTATTATTTTCGGGCAGTGAATtcggaaacaaacaaaatgttacgGCCGAAGTGTGCTTTAAGAACACCATACTTTTAATATCGGGTTTTATGGCCTTGGCAGCGATACAAATTCCTGCAGCTAGACCTCCGCCGCTGACCGGAACCAGTATGGCGTCTAAAGCGGGCACCTGCTCCATAATCTCCAAACCCACTGTACCCTGGAATAAGTAAAACTGACAAATAAATAGACAGCAAATCTATTATATACTTGTTAATTCGTCATCAATTGATGTTACAGTATATAATTGTGCTGATTTTCCTCTGCAGTGATTTCTTTTCCTGGGCATTCCGAGTCCTACAGCCATTGTTTCCCTGGAGGATGCACAGTTTTTTAGTTATGTGTGTGGGACTCTCTTGGGACCTTCGCTCGGGACCCTAGGGTGGCAAAGATGCGAGTCCCGAGTGATGCACATATACAGCagagttgaaactgaatctccaGCTGCTTTTTTTAGTATGACCATGTTCCTGACTCTCTATTTGTATTGCAGCTAtttcacaaacatgtgttaacaTCTGTAGGCAATTGTATGGAACTGATAAATTCTTTAGTTtggttaaaattattaaaaaatataattgataagcAAATAATATCTGTTGACAAACAAATTGCTCATTGGCGGATCccgggggagggggggggggtgtcacCGGGTGCCCAAGGATCGcccaagtttattttttatttcaatataggagaaaaagaGTAAggaaatacgcccaaaatgaaTCACtgcggactagaaattgttaaaaatttcttaGGGGAGTATccctcacccccccccccacccctgtCGACGCTTTAAACCAAACTTATTTCGATTTTGAGGGAGGAGCGCTGAGCAAAAGTTTACGCCCCTCAGTTACGCCCACTCTAATATCAAACCCTGGATCCGCCTCTGTTGctagttacgccccctctaataTCAAACCCTGGAGCCGCCTCTGTTGctagttacgccccctctaataTCAAACCCTGGATCCGCCTCTTTTGctagttacgccccctctaataTCAAACCCTGGAGCCGCCTCTGTTGctagttacgccccctctaataTCAAACCCTGGATCCGCCTCTGTTGctagttacgccccctctaattTCAAACCCTGGATCCGCCTCTGTTGctagttacgccccctctaattTCAAAACCTGGATCCGCCTCTGTTGCTAGTTACGCACCCTCTAATATCAAACCCTGGAGCCGCCTCTGTTGctagttacgccccctctaataTCAAACCCTGGATCCGCCTCTGTTGCTAGTTACGCACCCTCTAATATCAAACCCTGGAGCCGCCTCTGTTGctagttacgccccctctaataTCAAACCCTGGATCCGCCTCTGTTGctagttacgccccctctaataTCAAACCCTGGATCCGCCTCTGTTGctagttacgccccctctaataTCAAACCCTGGATCCGCCTCTGTTGctagttacgccccctctaataTCAAACCCTGGATCCGCCTCTGTTGctagttacgccccctctaataTCAAACCCTGGATCCGCCTCTGTTGCTTGCATGAGCAAACTAACCAAAACATAACTTGTGGATAACTTCAACAGGCTGCATATGTCAGACATATACTTGAATAACAATAAAGCGAAATtgtattttcatcaaattaGTTTTTAAGAAATTACCTGGCCTGCTATAACAGCCAAGTCGTCACACGTTGGCACGAACGAAAACCCTCTCTCCTCCATCACTTCGTTTGTAACTTTTATTCTGcaacaaataaatagaaaactTTCGGATCGGTATTTCTTCAAATCATTCTACTTAAAATCAGTTAAACTTAATTCATTGATATTGAATGgaattttaatcaaaaataGTTTATCTTTACTTTAAAGAACAGCCAATCATGTGGGTACTAAgttgaatataaatgaattacttccctttaattaaaaaagctgtatatacattaaagctgcactcttacagatttactgtgttgacatttaaataaaatgtcttggaatgtgacaattttttagcgtaaatatctgtaaaccagcaatataagactgctgacaaaagatcagatccgatcgaaaatatatgtttaatggctaaaagcgttactaagagtttaagaaaaaatgcatcaatttatgaacttaaatatgaaattatgcgatctgatttttatCAGAAGTCTTATAACACTGGTAAGCAgattccaagacaataaataaaaactttaaaaacggtaaatctgtgagagtacagctttaaatgTCATCTTTGCAAGCCAAAATGAGACTATCAAGAAGTTTCATTCCAGCGAAGTTGCATTTCTTTCTGATTAAAGAACATAGTTTGGTtttccggttagcgcagtggttagcgcactcgcttctcacctaggcgaccttagttcccggcctgggcgcatgcgAGTTAAGGTTGTTGTTACCAAGCCAGACATGACCacctctcgcgtaaaatcggcCAAATGAGAGAGattattataatgttgtaatataagccgttgtaaaatatataagaataaattaaACTTAAGAAAACAGTTGGTAGGATATATATTTCGGTTTACATCAGCATCATGGGCATCGTGGGCATCAGACAATGTGATAAGTATTGCAGGCATATATGCTGGTCGTTCACCTATCTTGTGGCGTAGGTTCACATGACCTCAATGTAGCACCGAGTTCCTTGATGTCCGCGAGTTTACACTCCGGCACGGTGGTAGGGCACACAATCTCGCATGGCACACCCAGAGACCGGGCCACCCAAGCAAGGGCTCGACCGTGGTTACCGCTGCTGTGGGCTACCTACATGAATTACGAGTACACacataagcatttttttttaaatccgtttacaaatttatttttgtttcaaatttgtttaagtTGTTGTGACgtaaaatttgtttacatgATATTTATATCTGCCAATGTTGGAATTCCGCTGTATTTGGGTAGgaaaaagaagataaaaaaagaaaagaaaaatcaaGGGTCGTAACTCTGTCAAAAATTGgttgatttaaaaacatacatttatagcGGATTTTGTGATGATGTAACCGTTTACAAACGTATGTGTATGACGTATCGCTTGACTATACCGCTACACCACATGCTATTAtgtgtttacattgtttttgcTACCATAAGTTAACAATGCTTActttgtaatgcaccagtcaattgtaaccacgccccccccccctacccaggtccgggggtataccggggatagccggggaaatgttttaacttttcAGGTTGCCCcgcgcagtgccgggtgaatgcggtggttttgtctttgcacAACATATAGCAGGAAATGGGCCTAACCtaaggtcccttgggtgcgggggaatttggcGGAGATTTTGCCATCAGTTCATACCCGCAGGGCGgtgattttagccggggttggctggaccgaaagtcaaagtccccgctattttccggacctggggggaagggcgtggttacaattgactggtgcataagataTATGCATTGAGAACACTAATTCACACGTATTCAGAGCTCCCGCCAGATCATACTAATACACATTATGATCAAGACTTTGAAActcaaaatcaatcatttatcgGAACAATATCACATTTCAATGATCTgtaccatatttttttaaatacatgtaatactaACTTACCAATCCTTTTAATGTATGGCCACGTTCTTGTCTGCTTAATACCTACAGGtgtgaaatatattaatcatatacatgtattgatatcTATGTACCAAgtaaactttattattttaaatcttatgCGGCAACACGAGCAATGCATGAACCCGAGACAGTAAACTTATATATAGTAGACTTCAATTGATTTAACTTGATATGGCAATGTTACTaacatattaataatacattcaCATCAATACAGcttaaaaggaaaaaacaaaCGGTGCCAGCCCCACCCTCTAGGTCCGCAATTTGTCTCTATAATATTAATTCAATCTTCGCTGACAATCTCGGCTGAGAGAGCTTTTAAAATTCAGCACATTCCCTCCAAATCACTTTGTTTCGGTATACAcgtaaaacattgtaaaatgaCGCTGGATTTATATAAGAACACAAGAATTTACCGCATTTAAAGCTCCACGGATTTTGAATGCACCGGTCCGCTGCATATTTTCACACTTGAAGTAAAATCGCCGAccatgtttttcattgaaatcctCATCCGTAAGAACTGGCGTCTTTTTAACTGTGCCGCGTATTCGTTCAAATGCATTTCGAATATCTTCTAGAGTTACACCAATAGatgacatatttattgtttacacacacacacacacacgttcaaGCACACGATCTACATGGTATCGTAACATTGATAACGTGTGCAGTGAAAAATAAACCAAGCAGGgaacataaaatgataaaagtaaGTCGAGTATAATCGTTATCTACATGAGCGGATCCAGGATCCATAGGTAAATGGGACGTATATTGAGGAGTGTGCCCCCTTCCTCACGAATCCCCAAGTCTCTAAACGTGGCTATTTTCAGTCTAAAATGGTCCACTACGGCACTAGGGTGTAATGTGTGCATAATTTATCTGCCATTTCGCCTGTATCAGCTAGTGctctatatatatacataaagtaTTCGACATCAGACCATACGCGCAGTATTGAACACGATAGAATCACCTGCTGGCatgtattttagtttaaaatatccAAGACCGTGAAATTGTCTATAGATAAAATGGTTATGGCATTTAATAATCATAAACGTTTATTCTGGGGTTAAGCATGAGGCGAGCTATGAGCTACCGGCCCGTGTCGTAGAAATTGTTGTGACAGTGCGACCGGAACGCTCCACAGCGAAACATTATAATATCCGTAGTAAGGAAACTTTCTTATTCAACTTAATCTTTAAATTCTTATAAGGTAGTaccagggggggggggactTTGAAAAATggttcatggcaaacaaaatggcggattaagaatgaaaaaaaaatgtatgtgtcCAGTACgtggcgaaaaacatattcttcgatcgCTTCTTAGTCTGGTATcacaactttaaaaataaaaaagttattgaacagattgtggcttaggaggcaatgtttacaaaataaacgtgttgattttatccacatTTTGTCGTATTTCGTTGGCATTTTAAATCCTCCATTATGTTTGCCATGAAACGTTtactcacttaatgtttgcatgaaacaaaatcacaaaaagCGTTATTTGGTTGCCGAGTGCCCCAAGCAGAAAACACAGGCGAGTGTTGACAAAGATTTGTGGTCGACATGGTACATAATAACTTGAACCAGGCTGAAACGACATTGATAACGCCAACCCTCTGCTTTACGAATAGACGAactaaaacacttatttaaacaaaatgcagcaaaataagttatataatagctgtattttaaaaaaaataaagaatttcaaCAGCTTTCCCTAATGGaggcaaaaaaaatcaatttccaaAGAAGTAGTTTATGCAAAGGTGTTTAATAGCtttatatcactgtattttttgttaacatGTATATCCATCACACGTATCAGTAAGCTACGATGGTATAGAGGTGACAGGTGTAAAGAATTGTTTTTCTAGTGACCACGACTTATTACCTCGTCAACATGACTAAGTCAGCTTGTTATCTCGTGGCCATGACTCAGTTATCTCGTGGCCATGAATCAGTTGTGTCGTGGCCATGAGCCAGGGATATTGTGGTCATGACTTAGTTATCTCGTGGCCATGACTCAGTTATCTCGTGGCCATGACTCAGTAAGCTTGTGGTCATGACTCATTTATCTCGTTGACATGTGATCTTAATTATCTCGTGGTCATAACTGATTTACCTCGTGACCAGAACTCAGTTATCTTGTTGCAGTGGCCCAGTGATCTTAGTTATCTCGTGGACATGACTCAGTTATCTCGTGTCCATGACTAAGTTATCTCGTTTCCATGACTTAGTTATCTCGTGGTCATGACTTAGTTATCTCGTAGGCATGACTCAGTATTTCGTTTCCATGACTTAGTTATCTCGTGACCATTACGCCGTTATCTCGTGACCATTACTCCGTTATGTCGTGACCATTACTACGTTATCTCGTGTCAATGGCTTGGTTATCTCGTGGCCATTACTCAATTATCTCGTGACCATTACTCCGTATCTCGAGTCCATGACTTATTATCTAGTGTCCATAACTAAGTTATCTCGTGACCATTAGTCCGTTATTTCGTGGTCATGACTCAGTTATCTCATGGTCATGACTCAGTTATCTTGTGGTCATGACTCAGTTATCTTGTGGTCATGACTTACGTTACGTCGTCGCCATGACTCAAGTTACCGCGTCGCCATGACACAGCTATATCGCTCGTTCCTACAACTGAGTGAGTCGAAACCACGACTTAGACACAACGAGCAAACGAGATAACTAAGTCGTTGGAAGGTGATGGCCATGACATTCTTAGTCGTTGGAACATGTTAGTAGGTCGTTATCTACTATCCGACCGGATAACTAAGTGCTGGGCACGACGTTACTAAGTCATGACCACAATACTAAGTCCAGTCGACGAATAAGTAGGTACTGGCCAttattttaacttgtttttatcatatcaCCTCCATGCCACCGTAGTAAGCTGAGGCCACTGtggtatatttaaaatatttacctcAAAGTTACTAAATAGACAAGTCGTGGCCAttattttaacttgtttttatcattatgtatgtttgttattcgtGTAGATAAATAGCTCactgagctaatgtttcttgttaacatatacccgactttaaatactCTTGTATCTTGTTTGTCACATCCATGCCACCCTAGTGAGCTCTTAAACAGGGGATTTTATACAAGGCAATTGTAGTTAACTCAATATATTTACCACTAAAATGCAACCTTTCTGtgtcatacacatatatatatatatatatatatataaacataacttgatgtcaaaatataactattaaaaggacattaaaaatatacacgGAAACAGTATTTTATTATGAGGCGATACGAGCCGACAGCTAAATAGcatgtattaagttttaaaatgaaagacCATTAAGTACGTTATGTAGTATTGAAACATCACTGTTAACAAACAGTAAAATCACATTAAAGCTTCAAAACGAATTTAAAATGCCTGTTTATCATCTGTTTTCgtgttttcaatttcattttcttaaatatacatgtagatctAAATATACAGCTCCATAAAATCGGAAAACAACGAACacatttcgacatttatttaacatccaagaataaattaaaaacaaaatgaacatataaaGCACACATCAGTCATTGCCATGCACCGCTGTCGAAACATGGCAAGTCGACAATCATCCATCGAAACTGACACGAAGTTTACAGTTCCGACTTCATTCGGACTTTCATGGATGGACAGCATGGTGGTGCATGGCAGCGAGTGATCACGTGATGGATTGTCAACACTATTTGTAGAAAATAGTTCTAAATAGCACATTCATACCATGGCAAATTCAATTTTACCGCATCTAGacataattcatttaatattgatagaaCGCAAACAAAACTTCTTGCATAGATAAAAACAATTGCGTAAATGCAgattcttaattttttttttcgctgtttatgaatatatatttgtatatacaattattattatgcattagtgatgttccgatgatcgattataatcgaaaatcgattggttgggcctgaaatcggcgacaatcgattgtatttggttataatcgatcatcgaaaaaaaaattgaaaaaaattatAAGTAGGTGTttagatgttatctttaacaaaatggctgatgaaagccacaatgagcaagtaaaaatgaactatttttatataacacttaataactttaatCACAGACATaacgtatatgcatataatgattaagagtttaataatgtgcatgaataaaacttcactttaggttttatctagtattttaaaaaaccgattgtactatcgataatcggttacttgagtggaaccgattatcgatagtaaaattggaaccgattcccaacactattATGCATGTAAAGTAAACGACACTTTTACCTTTGTCATAGGAATATAACAGTATCAAAGTCAAAACTTCTATTAAAcgtattaaattgtattattaaaaaatgtacacaaaagTATACACCGGGTTTTTTAGCTATTGATTCGAGAACATCATAGTTCAATTACTTAAcagataaaatgtgtttattcattAGAACATTTCAAacgtaataaatatttaaaaaaaatatgatattgaacATATCCTTTGTGAGGAGCATCTCCTAGATGTTAAGCCAAATGaagatgaaaataaacaaaaactcgAAAATCGCAGAAATACGAAATCAACAGCTGATCATTTTTACTTCAAACCAACTTAATTTCAGATAAACTGTCGTAAACACAATAAACTTTACTTGTAACATGTCTTCTATCACGCACTTATTCTCGCATCCACACTAAAATAGCAGCCATAGTCACTACAATTCATCTCTGCTTTTATAACTCAATGTTTCTAATTCTTCCGCCGAAAGTTCCTCATCCTCGGACTTCTTTTTGCGGAACCCGCGGTCCATGAGCAACTTGTTACATTCTTCCCGCGAATATGAATCCAAGGCCACCTCCTGCAAACAAATTTGGGATGTTGATTGGTTCCCCATTTAGAATGCCCCTTTGAAGTTGTCAAACGGtaccaaaaatacaatataaacaactgGGACAAACCAATGCTGGTGTTTTAAAGGTTATGACGTCACCTTACAAGGtggcaaaatatatacatgcaacttccaaacatataaatcaaataactgaagattttatgtcaaaataactTGCTttaatcttaaagctgcactctaacggATTGACAGTTATGACATTTCTTTATTCATTTTCGTATCAGAATCAGCTGTATAATTTCCTTCAATTCAGTcgtataagataactcacaatagaacagatctcaattgttcaAAACACGGCcgaaaatatatatcaattttctTTAAGCGTTAGTGActattttagccataaaacatcaaatttcgACCGTAactatgaaaaactgcgatctaatCTTAAGTCAGCCTTctcatataactggtttccgGAAATCTACGAAAAAATGactcaaacaaaacaaaaatagttgtcaaaacggtcaatctgtgagagtgcagctttaatatgtgtatgtttcGCAGTCCGTACGTATGTATTGTAAGAAAATCCCACTGACCTCTACGACGTGGTTATCCTTGGTAACCAACTTCAGCACAGGAGGCGCGCCACCCTTCGGCTTGAACGACACATCGTGGCTAGAATGCTGTTAAGGATCTAACGAACCTTTAGAGTGTACGTATATTTGATAAGGGAAGCATCAATCAGAGGGGGCGTTACTTATGGGCGGAACCATTAgacatgcgcccctccctcaaaaCCGAATGTATATGGCATCAATTGTTTGTATGGGGGTTGGGGTTACTCCCTCAAGcgaattttaacaatttatattcaGAGATGATGCATTTTAAGGGtatgttattactttttttctcccaTATTAAAATTTAAGGTATCCTTtaattttagagggggcgcacGCCGGGTGACCCCCAACCCCGCCCCCTAAATCCGCTAGTGtgaatgtataaacaaaacaaaattgttctCTTCAGCATACGAAACATATCTATAAGGCAGAAATGTTTCTGTTATCGCATGCATTTATCAAGTGTAAAACTATTTTCCCCAACTTTAAGTAGAGTTAAGAACCAATGTTTAGATACCTATTTATAAAGAATgtgaattatcaatttaaatgcattatcatttttaactcATTAGACTTTAGCGATTAAAGCAAAAAAGCATACAATTTgcgaacaaataaaaaaatatatacgagAATATTAGCGATGATTGGAGCTATCGTAGCTGGGggatttgtggccacgtagctttTGTTTCGCTAAAAAGGCTAATAAACTTTGATTTGTtcataaatcatatgctttttttggTTTTGTACATTCAAATCGATCGAGTTAAAAATAAGTGTTCATTAAAATTGTGTGCATCTATGAAGTGTAAAACCCTATATTGTCCTCATTTAATAGAATGCATATGATAATAAGATATATGTAAatcttaatgtttaaaatgcgGAGATGGTCTTATAgtaaacacaaatttaaaaataatacatgaaagGTCTTCTTAAAGACCAGAAGTCTTAATTGAAGGATACAACAGAGGGAGGTCGTCATAAATGAACCTCTTAACCTCTGGTAAACGATTCAGTCGTCATCCGGAACAACTCTGCAAAATGAAGAAGATGGTGATTTGGTAATgttccagtcaattgtaaccacggcccccaggtgaGGGGGTATAACGGAAATGGGtggtgtttttaccttccaggtagCCCTGCCAAGCCGAAtgagtgcggtggttttgttttcgcgcctaATATAGCGCACAAATGGCCCTTAACTCGAGTCCTTTgagtgcgggggcattttgcggggattttacccgggattggctaATATTggccggacctgggggccgtggttaaatgactggtgcataacaatgGGAGTTGAATACATAGAGTTATGATGTGTGTGCTACACACACAATCAGTTTTTATTTAGGCTTCAAGTTTCGTCATCGGTCATCCGATGCCATTAGAAAAATAGCAAATTTATCTATAGATAACAGTTCCAGAAGAAGCAGAGCAGGCTTAAAACGACTGGCGATACATAACGTAACGCTGACAATAGTATAAGTTACAGGTAAGATCGAACCCGAATATGGTCTCCTATGCCCCGGATATCctatatcgggtcacctactatccccgtaatgcaccagtcaattataaccacggtccccctcaggtccggggaatagcggggactttgacgtTCGGtgcagccaaccccggctaaaatccccgccctgcgggaacacacagatggtaaaatccccaccaaatgcccccgcaccccagggaccctaggtaaggccaattccccgcttaaagtgaagacaaaaccaccgcattcacccggccctgcggggccacctgagaAGTAAAAAcaacggcccatttccccggctatccccggtatacccccggacctgggggggggggggggcgtcatataaattgactggtgcataacgtATATTTCACGTCGACAACTTGATTACATGTTCAACtgttacatttattcatcggaatcggaataTAGACGCCAATTTGATACGATATAattttggtgacccaatatggtaAATTATGGGGTCatcgcgtgaccagtcctggaccaatggtgttgcgtcatttatgttggaggcgtgatatatacgtGAGCATGTATATACCATATATTCATAGTAAAAGCATCATTGTCAGtacttaaaatgttgaaatagcTATACAGggaaagtaaaataaacaatacgcGCTCATTAACATACGACAATTCGATTTCAAACTCATTATCTAGTGCATAGTTCGTTAAGATGGTTAAACATACATTCACTGCAAAAATATTGTCCGAGCAAGATGTCACCACATAATGACTTGTTTACATCAATGAAAAACCCAGGGGCGGGGCTACATGTATAAATGGTCATTTTGAGTGTGTTTCCACGTATGGCGTTATATCTTGGGTGAAACATTTCCATGGACAATGCTTTGGTTAATGCTTTCAAGATATGTATAAACACGTTTAAAAACGATGCCATAGATAATAAGTTTGAATGTATGTCAGAACCTTGTAAAGCATTTCGAGTGAAATATAATGTGAGGACATATTAATCGGTGagataaacattaaattatacgggttttttattattgaaatgtttattgacaCAAATATGTCAGGATGGTCGCGTGCATGTGCATTACAATGTTGTTGTTAGTACGTTTCAAATGTTCAAGAgtcaatcatttattataattaatcaatattttcaaacttcattaatctttttacaataataaattttCTTCTACAAATCAAAAGaatttgtattgcattttgctttttatttgcCTGTCCCAGTTAACAAATGATGTAAAGTACAATAATTTACTgaatttgaacttaaaaagGGCAAAACATCTGACAAATTTTAATCAGGAGTTAGATCTATATAACTTGTCTTAAAAGAGAGCATGTAACTGTGagcttatttatatttatgg
Proteins encoded in this region:
- the LOC128232335 gene encoding probable serine racemase, producing the protein MSSIGVTLEDIRNAFERIRGTVKKTPVLTDEDFNEKHGRRFYFKCENMQRTGAFKIRGALNAVLSRQERGHTLKGLVAHSSGNHGRALAWVARSLGVPCEIVCPTTVPECKLADIKELGATLRSCEPTPQDRIKVTNEVMEERGFSFVPTCDDLAVIAGQGTVGLEIMEQVPALDAILVPVSGGGLAAGICIAAKAIKPDIKIYIVEPEGKELQKCLLAGERLWPNPPRCLDTVADGMRMQQLGQLTWPIVLQHAEKTVFTVTDDKAINGMRTGFQDLKLVVESAAGTVVAAAMSDQLKDLPPEIRHIGLIMCGGNVDLAHLPFL
- the LOC128230020 gene encoding selenoprotein M-like; its protein translation is MAFLRVLTLLLLTTFVFSDDEQTDKGVAKAIVESCSGURLNRLPEVKRFIYDDLPLFHDVSFKPKGGAPPVLKLVTKDNHVVEEVALDSYSREECNKLLMDRGFRKKKSEDEELSAEELETLSYKSRDEL